The following are encoded in a window of Cyprinus carpio isolate SPL01 chromosome A13, ASM1834038v1, whole genome shotgun sequence genomic DNA:
- the LOC109092136 gene encoding polycystic kidney disease 2-like 1 protein, with protein MQHLNSQAENQLGSSCEMENFGKGGWVNQAYSGSPAPIRRPISTVYNPQPMFHSSLENMNQMNLPNPYLAEDKVRTNPTEEKKSGCCSFLLRAVKGLWGTALRKDTKENPELNVKANLKELLIYIVFLVDLCLLTYGMTSSATYYYTKAMTDLFVNGDTGISFSSIGTMNDVWTYMEGPLLDSLYWTKWYNDEPLPNGNQSFIYYENLLLGVPRIRQLKVKNNSCKVHKDFQQEIMECFNVYSDTKEDDSMFGLINGTAWQYHSEKELKGSNHWGSLTTYSGAGYYQDLAKTKEESAAILTDLKDNLWLDHGTRVLFIDFTAYNANINLFCVLRLVVEFPATGGAIPSYQIRTVKLIRYVTTWDFFIIGCEIVFCVFILYYTVEEILEFRIHKLSHFNSIWNILDIVVILLALVAIVFSAFRTIKVDEILGNLLEKPDIYPDFEFLAFWQTQYNNMNAVNLFFAWIKIFKYISFNKTMTQLTSTLARCALDIFGFAIMFFIVFFAYAQLGYLLFGMEVETFSTFNKCIFTQFRIILGDFDYDAIDRANRVLGPIYFFSYVFFVFFVLLNMFLAIINDTYSEVKSELASQKDEFQIADLIKQSYEKTFMRLKLKKEKISDVQKALDSGSSELQFKDFRDALKEMGHADHEITATFSRFDQDGNQTLDKQEQERMKQELEEKRDTLNEELRNLENSVESAEDHREKTVPLEVFQRLVHKVAQLENDVITILSKLDVIMEKMSLQTFNTDNKDTDRQTTRDYESRPASGGNIQVNLERSLAQGPASWSLAGPMGNMRNRLYSDVGWPVVTENSSSAHH; from the exons ATGCAACACCTCAACAGCCAGGCAGAGAATCAGCTGGGCAGCTCGTGTGAGATGGAAAACTTTGGGAAAGGAGGCTGGGTGAATCAGGCCTACAGTGGCTCTCCTGCACCTATCAGACGCCCCATCAGCACCGTCTACAACCCTCAGCCCATGTTCCACAGCTCTTTGGAGAACATGAACCAAATGAATCTGCCTAACCCCTATTTGGCTGAGGATAAAGTGCGAACCAACCCCACAGAGGAGAAGAAGTCTGGATGCTGCTCCTTTCTCTTGAGAGCTGTCAAAG GACTGTGGGGAACAGCTCTAAGAAAGGACACAAAGGAGAATCCTGAGCTCAATGTCAAAGCAAATCTCAAAGAACTGCTCATCTACATTGTTTTTCTAGTGGATTTGTGCCTGT TGACCTATGGCATGACCAGCAGCGCCACCTACTATTACACAAAAGCTATGACCGATCTCTTTGTGAACGGTGACACTGGAATCAGCTTTTCCTCCATTGGCACCATGAATGATGTTTGGACA TACATGGAGGGTCCATTACTTGACAGCCTGTACTGGACAAAGTGGTATAATGATGAACCTCTTCCGAATGGAAATCAGTCCTTCATTTACTACGAGAACTTGTTGTTAGGAGTCCCTCGCATTCGACAGCTCAAAGTGAAGAACAACTCCTGCAAGGTGCACAAAGACTTCCAGCAGGAGATTATGGAGTGTTTTAACGTGTACAGTGACACAAAGGAGGATGACAGCATGTTTGGACTGATCAACGGAACAGC CTGGCAGTACCATTCAGAAAAGGAGCTCAAAGGGTCGAATCACTGGGGGTCACTGACCACATACAGCGGAGCAGGATATTATCAAGACCTGGCAAAGACCAAAGAAGAGAGCGCTGCTATCCTGACGGACCTCAAAGACAACCTGTGGCTCGATCATGGAACTCGGGTTCTTTTCATTGACTTCACTGCATACAATGCCAACATCAACCTCTTCTGCGTTCTAAG ATTAGTGGTTGAATTTCCAGCTACTGGTGGAGCAATTCCATCCTACCAGATCCGTACTGTAAAGCTGATTCGTTACGTCACCACGTGGGATTTCTTCATCATCGGCTGCGAGATTGTGTTCTGTGTCTTCATACTCTATTACACTGTAGAGGAGATTCTGGAATTCCGAATCCACAAACTGTCCCATTTCAATAGCATCTGGAACATACTAGATATAGTAGTGATACTG CTTGCTTTGGTGGCAATAGTCTTCAGTGCATTTCGGACCATCAAAGTTGATGAGATACTTGGAAACCTTCTAGAAAAACCTGACATCTATCCTGATTTTGAGTTTCTTGCATTTTGGCAAACCCAGTACAACAACATGAATGCAGTAAATTTGTTTTTTGCTTGGATTAag ATCTTCAAGTACATCAGTTTCAATAAGACGATGACCCAGCTTACATCCACACTGGCTCGCTGTGCATTAGACATCTTTGGATTCGCCATTATGTTCTTCATTGTGTTCTTTGCATATGCTCAGCTGGGTTATCTGCTCTTTGGAATGGAAgttgaaacattcagcacatttaacAAGTGCAT TTTCACACAGTTTCGAATCATCCTTGGAGATTTCGATTATGATGCCATTGACAGGGCAAACAGAGTACTTGGACCAATATACTTTTTCTCCTATGTGTTCTTTGTCTTCTTTGTGTTACTG AACATGTTTCTGGCCATCATCAATGATACATACTCTGAGGTGAAGTCAGAACTCGCTTCTCAGAAAGATGAGTTCCAGATTGCAGATCTCATCAAACAG AGTTATGAAAAGACCTTCATgagactgaaactgaaaaaggaaaAGATCTCTGATGTTCAGAAAGCGCTGGATTCAGGTTCAAGTGAGCTACAGTTTAAAGATTTCAGGGATGCATTAAAAGA AATGGGTCATGCTGACCATGAGATCACAGCCACTTTCTCCAGATTTGACCAAGATGGGAACCAGACTTTGGACAAGCAGGAGCAGGAGAGAATGAAACAAGAGCTGGAGGAAAAAAGG GACACACTCAACGAAGAGCTCCGTAATCTTGAAAACAGTGTTGAATCAGCAGAGGACCACAGAGAGAAGACAGTTCCTCTGGAGGTCTTTCAGAG GCTGGTTCACAAAGTTGCCCAGCTTGAAAATGATGTGATCACTATATTGTCCAAACTGGATGTTATCATGGAGAAAATGAGCCTTCAGACATTCAACACAGACAACAAAGACACGGATAGGCAGACGACTAGAGATTAT GAATCAAGACCAGCTTCAGGAGGGAATATTCAGGTAAACCTGGAAAGATCCTTGGCTCAGGGACCTGCATCTTGGTCATTAGCTGGTCCGATGGGGAATATGAGGAATCGTTTGTACTCAGACGTCGGATGGCCAGTCGTCACTGAGAACAGTAGTTCTGCACATCACTGA
- the LOC109092160 gene encoding protein atonal homolog 7-like: MKPCRLSCADSGSESDSRDSEKFESAMRRRMAANARERKRMQGLNTAFDRLRKVVPQWGQDKKLSKYETLQMALSYIMALNRILTDTSRLAAPQKDWLNLQFDDLQPETYSCFMCYNSPVENDCMHSSFSYH, from the coding sequence ATGAAGCCCTGCAGACTGAGCTGTGCGGATTCAGGGTCGGAGTCGGACTCCAGAGACTCAGAGAAGTTTGAGAGTGCCATGCGGCGAAGGATGGCAGCCAACGCTCGAGAAAGGAAGAGGATGCAGGGCCTGAACACCGCATTCGACCGCCTCCGCAAAGTGGTTCCTCAGTGGGGTCAGGACAAGAAACTCTCCAAATATGAGACGCTGCAGATGGCCCTTAGCTACATTATGGCCCTCAACCGAATCCTGACTGATACCAGCAGACTCGCAGCTCCTCAGAAAGACTGGCTGAATCTACAGTTTGATGACCTGCAGCCAGAGACCTATTCTTGCTTTATGTGCTATAACTCCCCTGTGGAAAATGACTGTATGCACTCCTCCTTCTCCTACCACTAA